A single genomic interval of Helianthus annuus cultivar XRQ/B chromosome 6, HanXRQr2.0-SUNRISE, whole genome shotgun sequence harbors:
- the LOC118479887 gene encoding uncharacterized protein LOC118479887 isoform X2 encodes MVVVALSRGSTIHQQVIKEFSWSFCSVRCASYKVRWMIRRSSQSKIMMGPTGLGHKVPTKLVQGLFAAWDMMADANIPQGAITTC; translated from the exons ATGGTGGTTGTGGCTTTGAGTAGAGGTTCGACTATTCATCAGCAAG TTATTAAAGAATTTTCATGGTCATTTTGTTCAGTGAGATGTGCAAGTTATAAG GTCCGATGGATGATACGAAGAAGTTCCCAAAGTAAAATTATGATGGGTCCAACGGGTTTGGGTCATAAGGTTCCAACCAAACTGGTTCAG ggATTATTTGCCGCCTGGGATATGATGGCTGATGCAAATATACCTCAAGGTGCCATTACGACGTGTTAG
- the LOC118479887 gene encoding uncharacterized protein LOC118479887 isoform X1: protein MVVVALSRGSTIHQQVIKEFSWSFCSVRCASYKVRWMIRRSSQSKIMMGPTGLGHKVPTKLVQVKRNILESGRLVWVRTDSGLSGFGPNWIRVKLKYIKKWWFK from the exons ATGGTGGTTGTGGCTTTGAGTAGAGGTTCGACTATTCATCAGCAAG TTATTAAAGAATTTTCATGGTCATTTTGTTCAGTGAGATGTGCAAGTTATAAG GTCCGATGGATGATACGAAGAAGTTCCCAAAGTAAAATTATGATGGGTCCAACGGGTTTGGGTCATAAGGTTCCAACCAAACTGGTTCAGGTGAAACGAAATATTTTAGAAAGTGGTCGTTTGGTTTGGGTTAGAACGGATTCGGGTTTGAGTGGGTTCGGACCAAACTGGATACGGGTCAAATTGAAGTACATCAAAAAGTGGTGGTTCAAATAA